One Microplitis demolitor isolate Queensland-Clemson2020A chromosome 2, iyMicDemo2.1a, whole genome shotgun sequence DNA segment encodes these proteins:
- the LOC103573520 gene encoding uncharacterized protein LOC103573520 isoform X1 — translation MHWITPLGMSNLLWICWFYQTLPEVFTFPVSPSNITDSTGSKLWSPQLHYILGSIALVAMVSAFLGCLCCRRERRAKGFQDTKGNKQEEFKDGSTAGSETIIERGLELEVSRSNNSTNQFQFEPLTVERFVPETKNVGKPSKPPSPSLINDSLDKDENLSPCQEWFSPGLHVPRERLKYLREIGRGWFGKVVEGTQDLDPGGILPKNDGVVVRILTEEASTSERAWFLGEALPYLKLRHQSLLKLLGVCLETDPYLLLFESCSGGDLKTFLKSHSHSNETLIKTNVPIKMAIDIAVALDHMHRHGFAHTDLSARNCLVASDLSAKLGDYGIGVEKYPGDYYVVGDRALPIRWSAPESLVCTDTTIETRAITPLANLWSFAILLWEIGSWGDRPYDDLGDDQVIEMILSCRFYDHLPFKNLKDSPDSLLEAIKSCWKLEPKERSSLNEVIEILKGKNFDFDQRWETLKPNSKEPMRSLSLKELRQSTDSDLWQADEKIFSTPQASFKLGPGEPIRNAPLAKTDTTESGSETEEESWRGRVERGAYTEKVRQKSKSVADLMVLVHIDSDSEAEWSLGPQVIEKPRKKLASGSVGDLRTTALADEFDEALKKLRNPNSNKIFKELPDKIQESFEENKRTLESTSTPKNNSTSSNNFVDVELWKNALEFDLERKVSGFDLESIDFEKLIGDKCESRSVSDALESSTSAPNTPQSRGEDLSVDNEDFSNSEEVETERRRLPDADEEEDRKHLSTPDDERSSDSGFRDKESCEEEENPIPCSLSHSALNSYGALFNTPLSASTEEEQLKVLLELDNILDAEDCKSLGEQDISLSPSKINFNILEEDSIISALKSQLDSPVRDSGLEFINKELLDKLELKINEKNIDTEKKIEETSDEKIVNKLDIEVDKVTTLVDDKNNETLDLKPINEQAVDELHAEVMKEVNSSIQEVKEPSDAELIEENVDKLIAEVEKNLISIEKKFEEPLVKNHHSDKSNTETFSESQEPENDNDDEDSSTVSLRSDNSYVSFNLDEEFVAAIRNELQEKLPRAQMSIVESQELRDDEVSAVNTSEGEKKWDYEDESSENDSNIDIAIRYNIYGTPLSPILEERESNATSESLGDTSVASKLSGFSEDVLVVDTKTNRVLLVEGNFDRQDDDRDNTSNGDITDDESADCDSNNLRSNLLDIHNKVSGAPMPSPEEESKWQAQFPIQLQDDLMSTSFSTEHDWDSQDDDDKAGEDATEEDDDDSSSSGEFVWKRYDDIPDNEDQQQSKHVDTEGKIEEEAEDEDEDEEEFTPSAWDATLAPHRSALRSPEKTLKAGDQKKNVWFKKQRYHCVYEYPKETLVPECQGQATTTWEPTSYADWEEMLEEPKIDVYPINYESNHDDEEFFVSSGNRPFQFQVGDGKYVSQFFPGATESSNENESEGTNTFEKIKQDLKVDTVDGNQCQQQQQMQLGELRHTRDRLKLNLPIKNNSESGSNVIINEIEADKIEQDSRINDESDSKTEKTETSTESSISKDDQSIISVIRSPIGSSLENLSREDIKSSGNGESDGEISELEISFSYKEDAPVKSSRRPLVFSTDSFDSKSNDGTEKQDDPLDFVHKEPEATEEQEKKLLLTETKEEIFLKDESKLKPSENDHVIEKNETDVEKFNKSVREPT, via the exons ATGCATTGGATAACGCCGCTCGGAATGAGTAATTTATTGTGGATATGTTGGTTCTATCAAACACTTCCTGaagtttttacttttccagtcAGTCCATCAAATATtacag atTCAACGGGATCAAAATTATGGTCACCGCAGCTTCATTACATCCTGGGTTCAATTGCACTCGTGGCAATGGTATCAGCTTTTCTTGGATGTCTTTGCTGTCGACGTGAACGTCGTGCCAAAGGATTTCAG GATACTAAAGGAAATAAACAagag gAATTCAAAGATGGAAGTACTGCAGGAAGTGAAACAATTATTGAACGTGGGCTGGAGTTAGAAGTATCTCGATCTAATAACTCGAcaaatcaatttcaatttgAGCCTTTGACTGTCGAACGTTTTGTCCCAGAAACTAAAAACGTAGGCAAACCATCAAAGCCACCGTCACCTTCACTTATAAACGACAGTCTCGATaaagatgaaaatttatcaccATGCCAAGAATGGTTTTCACCAGGTCTGCATGTCCCACGTGAACGTCTTAAATATCTCCGTGAAATAGGTCGGGGTTGGTTTGGAAAAGTCGTAGAAGGTACACAAGATTTAGATCCCGGAGGAATATTACCGAAAAATGATGGCGTTGTTGTGAGAATTCTTACTGAAGAAGCGTCCACTAGTGAACGCGCATGGTTTCTAGGTGAAGCTTTACCGTATCTGAAACTGCGTCACCAAagtcttttaaaattactcgGTGTTTGTTTGGAAACTGATCCTTATTTGTTGCTTTTTGAATCCTGTTCCGGAGGTGACTTaaagacttttttaaaatctcactCTCACTCAAATGagacattaattaaaactaacgTGCCTATAAAAATGGCCATAGACATTGCAGTTGCTCTAGATCATATGCATCGTCATGGTTTTGCTCATACAGATCTTTCAGCAAGAAATTGTCTTGTCGCATCTGATTTATCAGCAAAACTGGGAGATTATGGTATTGGTGTTGAAAAATATCCAGGGGATTATTATGTTGTTGGAGACCGAGCACTTCCAATAAGATGGTCAGCACCTGAAAGTTTAGTTTGCACTGATACTACTATCGAAACACGTGCGATAACTCCACTCGCTAATTTATGGAGTTTTGCGATTCTTCTTTGGGAAATCGGTAGCTGGGGAGACAGGCCTTACGATGATCTTGGTGATGATCAAGTCATTGAAATGATACTTTCTTGTAGATTTTATGATCACCTTCCgtttaaaaatcttaaagaCTCTCCAGATAGTCTTTTAGAAGCTATAAAATCTTGTTGGAAATTAGAACCTAAAGAACGATCGAGTCTTAATGAAGTTATTGAAATattgaaaggaaaaaattttgactttgatcAACGATGGGAGACACTTAAGCCTAATTCAAAAGAACCAATGAGGAGTCTCAGTTTAAAAGAACTTCGACAGAGTACGGATTCAGATTTGTGGCAagctgatgaaaaaatatttagtacacCTCAAGCGAGTTTTAAACTCGGACCTGGCGAGCCAATCAGAAATGCTCCGTTAGCAAAAACGGATACTACTGAATCTGGGTCTGAAACTGAAGAAGAAAGTTGGAGAGGTAGAGTCGAACGCGGTGCTTACACTGAAAAAGTGAGACAGAAATCTAAATCTGTTGCAGACTTGATGGTACTCGTTCATATCGACTCTGATTCTGAAGCCGAGTGGTCTCTAGGTCCTCAAGTTATTGAGaagccaagaaaaaaattagcatcTGGAAGTGTGGGAGACTTGAGAACTACTGCTCTGGCAGATGAATTTGATGAGGCTTTGAAAAAACTTCGTAACCCAAactctaataaaatttttaaagaattaccAGATAAAATACAGGAGtcttttgaagaaaataaaagaacaCTAGAGAGTACATCGAcgccaaaaaataattctacatCTTCTAATAATTTCGTTGACGTTGAGCTTTGGAAAAATGCACTAGAATTTGACTTGGAACGTAAAGTTTCAGGATTTGATCTTGAGTCAATTGATTTTGAGAAATTAATCGGTGATAAGTGTGAATCAAGGTCAGTTTCTGATGCACTTGAAAGTTCAACGTCTGCTCCAAATACTCCGCAGTCACGTGGTGAAGATTTATCTGTTGACAACGAGGACTTTTCAAACAGTGAAGAAGTTGAAACAGAAAGACGCAGACTTCCGGATGctgatgaagaagaagatcGGAAACATTTATCGACCCCAGATGATGAACGAAGTTCAGACAGTGGTTTCAGAGATAAAGAATCTtgtgaagaagaagaaaatccGATACCTTGTAGTCTTTCTCATTCGGCTTTAAATTCTTACGGTGCTTTATTCAATACTCCACTTTCAGCGTCGACGGAAGAAGAACAGCTTAAAGTTTTATTAGAGCTTGACAACATTCTTGATGCTGAAGATTGTAAAAGTTTAGGAGAACAAGATATTTCTCTGTCAcccagtaaaataaattttaatattttagaagAAGACTCGATTATCTCAGCTTTGAAATCACAACTCGATTCTCCTGTTAGAGATTCTGGTctagaatttattaataaagaacttttagataaattagagcttaaaataaatgaaaaaaatattgatacggaaaagaaaattgaagaaacttcggatgaaaaaattgtaaataaattagatatcgAAGTTGATAAAGTTACAACTTTagtagatgataaaaataacgaaaCTCTAGACTTGAAGCCAATTAATGAACAAGCTGTCGATGAATTACATGCAGAAGTTATGAAGGAAGTGAACAGTTCGATACAAGAAGTCAAGGAACCTTCAGATGCAGAATTAATAGAGGAAAATGTTGATAAACTAATTGCGgaagttgagaaaaatttaatttccatagaaaaaaaatttgaagagcCATTGGTTAAAAATCATCACTCAGATAAATCGAATACTGAGACATTTAGCGAATCACAGGAACctgaaaatgataatgatgacgAAGACAGTTCGACCGTGAGTCTTCGTAGTGATAATTCTTATGTATCTTTTAATCTTGATGAAGAATTCGTTGCTGCAATAAGAAATGAACTTCAAGAAAAACTTCCGCGTGCTCAGATGTCGATCGTCGAGTCACAAGAGCTTAGAGATGATGAAGTATCAGCAGTTAATACTTCGGAGGGTGAGAAAAAATGGGATTATGAAGATGAGTCGAGTGAAAACGATAGTAATATTGATATTGCTATAAgatataacatatatggtaCTCCTTTAAGTCCGATCCTTGAAGAACGTGAAAGCAATGCAACTTCCGAATCACTTGGTGACACATCAGTGGCTTCAAAATTGTCTGGATTTTCAGAAGACGTTTTAGTAGTCGACACGAAAACAAACCGAGTTTTGCTGGTAGAAGGAAATTTTGATAGACAAGATGACGACCGAGACAACACTTCTAATGGTGACATCACAGATGACGAAAGTGCAGATTGTgactcaaataatttaagaagtAATTTACTGGATATTCACAATAAAGTAAGTGGCGCACCGATGCCTAGTCCTGAAGAAGAGTCAAAATGGCAAGCACAGTTTCCTATTCAACTGCAAGACGATCTTATGTCAACGAGTTTTAGTACTGAGCATGACTGGGATAGTCAGGATGATGATGACAAAGCTGGTGAAGATGCTACGgaagaagatgatgatgacaGCTCGAGTTCTGGTGAATTTGTATGGAAG cgCTACGACGATATACCTGATAACGAAGACCAGCAGCAATCTAAACATGTAGATACCGAGGGGAAAATTGAAGAAGAAGCTGAAGATGAAGATGAGGATGAAGAAGAATTTACACCTTCAGCCTGGGATGCAACTCTGGCTCCCCATAGATCGGCATTGAGATCACCGGAAAAAACTCTCAAAGCAGga gaCCAAAAGAAAAACGTGTGGTTTAAAAAACAACGTTATCACTGTGTCTACGAGTATCCAAAGGAGACATTAGTCCCTGAGTGCCAAGGCCAAGCTACAACAACTTGGGAACCGACTTCTTATgccg aCTGGGAAGAGATGTTGGAAGAACCTAAAATTGATGTTTAtccaattaattatgaatctAATCACg atgACGAAGAATTTTTCGTCAGTAGTGGAAATAGACCTTTTCAATTTCAAGTAGGCGATGGAAAGTACGTGAGTCAATTTTTTCCCGGAGCTACTGAGTCATCGAATGAAAATGAGTCAGAAGGAACAaatacatttgaaaaaataaaacaagattTAAAAGTCGATACAGTTGATGGCAATCAATgtcagcaacagcaacaaatGCAATTGGGTGAACTGCGACATACGAGAGACAGATTAAAACTCAATttaccaattaaaaataattcagaaaGCGGaagtaatgtaattattaatgaaattgagGCGGATAAAATTGAACAGGACAGTCGAATTAACGATGAAAGTGATAGTAAAACTGAGAAGACTGAAACCAGTACGGAATCTTCCATTTCTAAAGATGatcaatcaattatttctGTTATTAGATCTCCGATAGGGTCGTCCCTTGAAAACTTAAGCCGTGAAGATATTAAAAGCTCGGGTAATGGAGAAAGCGACGGTGAAATTAGTGAActtgaaatttctttttcttacaAAGAAGACGCACCAGTAAAATCATCACGTAGACCACTCGTTTTTTCTACCGATAGTTTTGATAGTAAATCTAATGATGGTACTGAAAAGCAAGATGATCCGTTGGATTTCGTTCATAAGGAACCGGAAGCTACAGAGgaacaggaaaaaaaattattgctaaCGGAGACGAaggaagaaatttttttaaaagacgaaagtaaattaaaaccgTCGGAAAATGACCATGTGATAGAGAAAAATGAAACGGATgttgaaaaattcaataagtCCGTCCGCGAACCAACTTAA
- the LOC103573520 gene encoding uncharacterized protein LOC103573520 isoform X2 yields the protein MHWITPLGMSNLLWICWFYQTLPEVFTFPVSPSNITDSTGSKLWSPQLHYILGSIALVAMVSAFLGCLCCRRERRAKGFQEFKDGSTAGSETIIERGLELEVSRSNNSTNQFQFEPLTVERFVPETKNVGKPSKPPSPSLINDSLDKDENLSPCQEWFSPGLHVPRERLKYLREIGRGWFGKVVEGTQDLDPGGILPKNDGVVVRILTEEASTSERAWFLGEALPYLKLRHQSLLKLLGVCLETDPYLLLFESCSGGDLKTFLKSHSHSNETLIKTNVPIKMAIDIAVALDHMHRHGFAHTDLSARNCLVASDLSAKLGDYGIGVEKYPGDYYVVGDRALPIRWSAPESLVCTDTTIETRAITPLANLWSFAILLWEIGSWGDRPYDDLGDDQVIEMILSCRFYDHLPFKNLKDSPDSLLEAIKSCWKLEPKERSSLNEVIEILKGKNFDFDQRWETLKPNSKEPMRSLSLKELRQSTDSDLWQADEKIFSTPQASFKLGPGEPIRNAPLAKTDTTESGSETEEESWRGRVERGAYTEKVRQKSKSVADLMVLVHIDSDSEAEWSLGPQVIEKPRKKLASGSVGDLRTTALADEFDEALKKLRNPNSNKIFKELPDKIQESFEENKRTLESTSTPKNNSTSSNNFVDVELWKNALEFDLERKVSGFDLESIDFEKLIGDKCESRSVSDALESSTSAPNTPQSRGEDLSVDNEDFSNSEEVETERRRLPDADEEEDRKHLSTPDDERSSDSGFRDKESCEEEENPIPCSLSHSALNSYGALFNTPLSASTEEEQLKVLLELDNILDAEDCKSLGEQDISLSPSKINFNILEEDSIISALKSQLDSPVRDSGLEFINKELLDKLELKINEKNIDTEKKIEETSDEKIVNKLDIEVDKVTTLVDDKNNETLDLKPINEQAVDELHAEVMKEVNSSIQEVKEPSDAELIEENVDKLIAEVEKNLISIEKKFEEPLVKNHHSDKSNTETFSESQEPENDNDDEDSSTVSLRSDNSYVSFNLDEEFVAAIRNELQEKLPRAQMSIVESQELRDDEVSAVNTSEGEKKWDYEDESSENDSNIDIAIRYNIYGTPLSPILEERESNATSESLGDTSVASKLSGFSEDVLVVDTKTNRVLLVEGNFDRQDDDRDNTSNGDITDDESADCDSNNLRSNLLDIHNKVSGAPMPSPEEESKWQAQFPIQLQDDLMSTSFSTEHDWDSQDDDDKAGEDATEEDDDDSSSSGEFVWKRYDDIPDNEDQQQSKHVDTEGKIEEEAEDEDEDEEEFTPSAWDATLAPHRSALRSPEKTLKAGDQKKNVWFKKQRYHCVYEYPKETLVPECQGQATTTWEPTSYADWEEMLEEPKIDVYPINYESNHDDEEFFVSSGNRPFQFQVGDGKYVSQFFPGATESSNENESEGTNTFEKIKQDLKVDTVDGNQCQQQQQMQLGELRHTRDRLKLNLPIKNNSESGSNVIINEIEADKIEQDSRINDESDSKTEKTETSTESSISKDDQSIISVIRSPIGSSLENLSREDIKSSGNGESDGEISELEISFSYKEDAPVKSSRRPLVFSTDSFDSKSNDGTEKQDDPLDFVHKEPEATEEQEKKLLLTETKEEIFLKDESKLKPSENDHVIEKNETDVEKFNKSVREPT from the exons ATGCATTGGATAACGCCGCTCGGAATGAGTAATTTATTGTGGATATGTTGGTTCTATCAAACACTTCCTGaagtttttacttttccagtcAGTCCATCAAATATtacag atTCAACGGGATCAAAATTATGGTCACCGCAGCTTCATTACATCCTGGGTTCAATTGCACTCGTGGCAATGGTATCAGCTTTTCTTGGATGTCTTTGCTGTCGACGTGAACGTCGTGCCAAAGGATTTCAG gAATTCAAAGATGGAAGTACTGCAGGAAGTGAAACAATTATTGAACGTGGGCTGGAGTTAGAAGTATCTCGATCTAATAACTCGAcaaatcaatttcaatttgAGCCTTTGACTGTCGAACGTTTTGTCCCAGAAACTAAAAACGTAGGCAAACCATCAAAGCCACCGTCACCTTCACTTATAAACGACAGTCTCGATaaagatgaaaatttatcaccATGCCAAGAATGGTTTTCACCAGGTCTGCATGTCCCACGTGAACGTCTTAAATATCTCCGTGAAATAGGTCGGGGTTGGTTTGGAAAAGTCGTAGAAGGTACACAAGATTTAGATCCCGGAGGAATATTACCGAAAAATGATGGCGTTGTTGTGAGAATTCTTACTGAAGAAGCGTCCACTAGTGAACGCGCATGGTTTCTAGGTGAAGCTTTACCGTATCTGAAACTGCGTCACCAAagtcttttaaaattactcgGTGTTTGTTTGGAAACTGATCCTTATTTGTTGCTTTTTGAATCCTGTTCCGGAGGTGACTTaaagacttttttaaaatctcactCTCACTCAAATGagacattaattaaaactaacgTGCCTATAAAAATGGCCATAGACATTGCAGTTGCTCTAGATCATATGCATCGTCATGGTTTTGCTCATACAGATCTTTCAGCAAGAAATTGTCTTGTCGCATCTGATTTATCAGCAAAACTGGGAGATTATGGTATTGGTGTTGAAAAATATCCAGGGGATTATTATGTTGTTGGAGACCGAGCACTTCCAATAAGATGGTCAGCACCTGAAAGTTTAGTTTGCACTGATACTACTATCGAAACACGTGCGATAACTCCACTCGCTAATTTATGGAGTTTTGCGATTCTTCTTTGGGAAATCGGTAGCTGGGGAGACAGGCCTTACGATGATCTTGGTGATGATCAAGTCATTGAAATGATACTTTCTTGTAGATTTTATGATCACCTTCCgtttaaaaatcttaaagaCTCTCCAGATAGTCTTTTAGAAGCTATAAAATCTTGTTGGAAATTAGAACCTAAAGAACGATCGAGTCTTAATGAAGTTATTGAAATattgaaaggaaaaaattttgactttgatcAACGATGGGAGACACTTAAGCCTAATTCAAAAGAACCAATGAGGAGTCTCAGTTTAAAAGAACTTCGACAGAGTACGGATTCAGATTTGTGGCAagctgatgaaaaaatatttagtacacCTCAAGCGAGTTTTAAACTCGGACCTGGCGAGCCAATCAGAAATGCTCCGTTAGCAAAAACGGATACTACTGAATCTGGGTCTGAAACTGAAGAAGAAAGTTGGAGAGGTAGAGTCGAACGCGGTGCTTACACTGAAAAAGTGAGACAGAAATCTAAATCTGTTGCAGACTTGATGGTACTCGTTCATATCGACTCTGATTCTGAAGCCGAGTGGTCTCTAGGTCCTCAAGTTATTGAGaagccaagaaaaaaattagcatcTGGAAGTGTGGGAGACTTGAGAACTACTGCTCTGGCAGATGAATTTGATGAGGCTTTGAAAAAACTTCGTAACCCAAactctaataaaatttttaaagaattaccAGATAAAATACAGGAGtcttttgaagaaaataaaagaacaCTAGAGAGTACATCGAcgccaaaaaataattctacatCTTCTAATAATTTCGTTGACGTTGAGCTTTGGAAAAATGCACTAGAATTTGACTTGGAACGTAAAGTTTCAGGATTTGATCTTGAGTCAATTGATTTTGAGAAATTAATCGGTGATAAGTGTGAATCAAGGTCAGTTTCTGATGCACTTGAAAGTTCAACGTCTGCTCCAAATACTCCGCAGTCACGTGGTGAAGATTTATCTGTTGACAACGAGGACTTTTCAAACAGTGAAGAAGTTGAAACAGAAAGACGCAGACTTCCGGATGctgatgaagaagaagatcGGAAACATTTATCGACCCCAGATGATGAACGAAGTTCAGACAGTGGTTTCAGAGATAAAGAATCTtgtgaagaagaagaaaatccGATACCTTGTAGTCTTTCTCATTCGGCTTTAAATTCTTACGGTGCTTTATTCAATACTCCACTTTCAGCGTCGACGGAAGAAGAACAGCTTAAAGTTTTATTAGAGCTTGACAACATTCTTGATGCTGAAGATTGTAAAAGTTTAGGAGAACAAGATATTTCTCTGTCAcccagtaaaataaattttaatattttagaagAAGACTCGATTATCTCAGCTTTGAAATCACAACTCGATTCTCCTGTTAGAGATTCTGGTctagaatttattaataaagaacttttagataaattagagcttaaaataaatgaaaaaaatattgatacggaaaagaaaattgaagaaacttcggatgaaaaaattgtaaataaattagatatcgAAGTTGATAAAGTTACAACTTTagtagatgataaaaataacgaaaCTCTAGACTTGAAGCCAATTAATGAACAAGCTGTCGATGAATTACATGCAGAAGTTATGAAGGAAGTGAACAGTTCGATACAAGAAGTCAAGGAACCTTCAGATGCAGAATTAATAGAGGAAAATGTTGATAAACTAATTGCGgaagttgagaaaaatttaatttccatagaaaaaaaatttgaagagcCATTGGTTAAAAATCATCACTCAGATAAATCGAATACTGAGACATTTAGCGAATCACAGGAACctgaaaatgataatgatgacgAAGACAGTTCGACCGTGAGTCTTCGTAGTGATAATTCTTATGTATCTTTTAATCTTGATGAAGAATTCGTTGCTGCAATAAGAAATGAACTTCAAGAAAAACTTCCGCGTGCTCAGATGTCGATCGTCGAGTCACAAGAGCTTAGAGATGATGAAGTATCAGCAGTTAATACTTCGGAGGGTGAGAAAAAATGGGATTATGAAGATGAGTCGAGTGAAAACGATAGTAATATTGATATTGCTATAAgatataacatatatggtaCTCCTTTAAGTCCGATCCTTGAAGAACGTGAAAGCAATGCAACTTCCGAATCACTTGGTGACACATCAGTGGCTTCAAAATTGTCTGGATTTTCAGAAGACGTTTTAGTAGTCGACACGAAAACAAACCGAGTTTTGCTGGTAGAAGGAAATTTTGATAGACAAGATGACGACCGAGACAACACTTCTAATGGTGACATCACAGATGACGAAAGTGCAGATTGTgactcaaataatttaagaagtAATTTACTGGATATTCACAATAAAGTAAGTGGCGCACCGATGCCTAGTCCTGAAGAAGAGTCAAAATGGCAAGCACAGTTTCCTATTCAACTGCAAGACGATCTTATGTCAACGAGTTTTAGTACTGAGCATGACTGGGATAGTCAGGATGATGATGACAAAGCTGGTGAAGATGCTACGgaagaagatgatgatgacaGCTCGAGTTCTGGTGAATTTGTATGGAAG cgCTACGACGATATACCTGATAACGAAGACCAGCAGCAATCTAAACATGTAGATACCGAGGGGAAAATTGAAGAAGAAGCTGAAGATGAAGATGAGGATGAAGAAGAATTTACACCTTCAGCCTGGGATGCAACTCTGGCTCCCCATAGATCGGCATTGAGATCACCGGAAAAAACTCTCAAAGCAGga gaCCAAAAGAAAAACGTGTGGTTTAAAAAACAACGTTATCACTGTGTCTACGAGTATCCAAAGGAGACATTAGTCCCTGAGTGCCAAGGCCAAGCTACAACAACTTGGGAACCGACTTCTTATgccg aCTGGGAAGAGATGTTGGAAGAACCTAAAATTGATGTTTAtccaattaattatgaatctAATCACg atgACGAAGAATTTTTCGTCAGTAGTGGAAATAGACCTTTTCAATTTCAAGTAGGCGATGGAAAGTACGTGAGTCAATTTTTTCCCGGAGCTACTGAGTCATCGAATGAAAATGAGTCAGAAGGAACAaatacatttgaaaaaataaaacaagattTAAAAGTCGATACAGTTGATGGCAATCAATgtcagcaacagcaacaaatGCAATTGGGTGAACTGCGACATACGAGAGACAGATTAAAACTCAATttaccaattaaaaataattcagaaaGCGGaagtaatgtaattattaatgaaattgagGCGGATAAAATTGAACAGGACAGTCGAATTAACGATGAAAGTGATAGTAAAACTGAGAAGACTGAAACCAGTACGGAATCTTCCATTTCTAAAGATGatcaatcaattatttctGTTATTAGATCTCCGATAGGGTCGTCCCTTGAAAACTTAAGCCGTGAAGATATTAAAAGCTCGGGTAATGGAGAAAGCGACGGTGAAATTAGTGAActtgaaatttctttttcttacaAAGAAGACGCACCAGTAAAATCATCACGTAGACCACTCGTTTTTTCTACCGATAGTTTTGATAGTAAATCTAATGATGGTACTGAAAAGCAAGATGATCCGTTGGATTTCGTTCATAAGGAACCGGAAGCTACAGAGgaacaggaaaaaaaattattgctaaCGGAGACGAaggaagaaatttttttaaaagacgaaagtaaattaaaaccgTCGGAAAATGACCATGTGATAGAGAAAAATGAAACGGATgttgaaaaattcaataagtCCGTCCGCGAACCAACTTAA